A genomic window from Sorex araneus isolate mSorAra2 chromosome 2, mSorAra2.pri, whole genome shotgun sequence includes:
- the C2H5orf47 gene encoding uncharacterized protein C5orf47 homolog isoform X3 has protein sequence MEAAGRAQERAAPRFVYVTRFGSHRCGSVLWLGRRRSAASGEPRGADAARPLSGGERPPDPRAPQPSSTGFSMEECTQSHFQNA, from the exons ATGGAGGCGGCGGGCCGGGCGCAGGAACGCGCCGCGCCGCGCTTCGTCTACGTGACCCGCTTCGGCTCGCACCGCTGCGGCAGCGTCTTGTGGCTGGGCCGCCGGCGGAGCGCGGCCTCCGGAGAGCCGCGGGGAGCGGACGCGGCGCGTCCTCTGAGCGGCGGAGAGCGGCCTCCCGACCCCCGCGCCCCTCAGCCGTCGTCCACAG GATTCAGCATGGAAGAGTGTACACAAAGTCATTTCCAGAAtgcttaa
- the C2H5orf47 gene encoding uncharacterized protein C5orf47 homolog isoform X2 codes for MEAAGRAQERAAPRFVYVTRFGSHRCGSVLWLGRRRSAASGEPRGADAARPLSGGERPPDPRAPQPSSTGLTQENLSKKFDFPIPLSEASKKTKKKKKDSAWKSVHKVISRMLKENEKCRLRLKCQQSSTES; via the exons ATGGAGGCGGCGGGCCGGGCGCAGGAACGCGCCGCGCCGCGCTTCGTCTACGTGACCCGCTTCGGCTCGCACCGCTGCGGCAGCGTCTTGTGGCTGGGCCGCCGGCGGAGCGCGGCCTCCGGAGAGCCGCGGGGAGCGGACGCGGCGCGTCCTCTGAGCGGCGGAGAGCGGCCTCCCGACCCCCGCGCCCCTCAGCCGTCGTCCACAG gtTTAACCCAGGAGAACTTATCTAAAAAGTTTGATTTCCCCATACCTTTGAGTGAAGcttccaaaaaaacaaagaaaaagaaaaag GATTCAGCATGGAAGAGTGTACACAAAGTCATTTCCAGAAtgcttaaagaaaatgaaaaatgcagaCTCAGGCTGAAGTGTCAACAATCATCTACTGAAAGTTAG
- the C2H5orf47 gene encoding uncharacterized protein C5orf47 homolog isoform X1, giving the protein MEAAGRAQERAAPRFVYVTRFGSHRCGSVLWLGRRRSAASGEPRGADAARPLSGGERPPDPRAPQPSSTGLTQENLSKKFDFPIPLSEASKKTKKKKKDSAWKSVHKVISRMLKENEKCRLRLKCQQSSTENKRDHLVFVLLPLIYFT; this is encoded by the exons ATGGAGGCGGCGGGCCGGGCGCAGGAACGCGCCGCGCCGCGCTTCGTCTACGTGACCCGCTTCGGCTCGCACCGCTGCGGCAGCGTCTTGTGGCTGGGCCGCCGGCGGAGCGCGGCCTCCGGAGAGCCGCGGGGAGCGGACGCGGCGCGTCCTCTGAGCGGCGGAGAGCGGCCTCCCGACCCCCGCGCCCCTCAGCCGTCGTCCACAG gtTTAACCCAGGAGAACTTATCTAAAAAGTTTGATTTCCCCATACCTTTGAGTGAAGcttccaaaaaaacaaagaaaaagaaaaag GATTCAGCATGGAAGAGTGTACACAAAGTCATTTCCAGAAtgcttaaagaaaatgaaaaatgcagaCTCAGGCTGAAGTGTCAACAATCATCTACTGAAA ATAagagagatcatctggtatttgttcttctgcctctgatttatttcacttaa